CCCTGGGCGCGGGAAGACATCCCGCCTGGGCCCCGGACGGCTCCCGGCTGGTGGTGGAACGGATTGGCGGTTCCGGACAGCCGGAACTCTGGCTGACCGGTCCGGGCGGCGGTGAAGCACGCCTCACGGAAGGGGAGCGGCCGGCGTGGAGTCCCCGGGGGTACCTGGCCTTTATCAGGGTTAAAACAACCGAGCGGGTGCTCACCTACAGCCCGGACGGTTCACCCCTGTTTACAGTGCAGCAGCGCCAGGGGGAGATCAGGGCCATCAACGCGGGGCGCAAGGGCGACCTTCTCCTCAAACAGCCGGACGGGCGCATGCTTTTGGGCGACCGGCTGCTGCTGGCTCCGGATACCAGGCCGGGGGGAGAGGAACTGAACTGGTTGCGCAGGCTGGAGTCGGAAGGTGTACGGGAACCACGGGCGCTCTTGCTGGAGCCGTTAAGCAATTTTCAGGACATAAACTTCAGCCCGGACGGCAAAACCCTGCTGGTGGCCCGCCGGGACGGGGGGACGGTGGCGCTGGTGCAGGTGGGTTTGCATGAAAGGTTGACCAGGTGGGGTGATCGGTAATGAGGAAAAGAATTGTATTATACAGCAATATTTTATTGTGCGCTCTGGCTCTAGCTGTTGTCGCCGCGGCTTTCCCTTCTTCCGCCGCGGCTGCGGTGGGAATGAAAGTGCGGCCCGGGCTGGGCGGCCTGTACAAGACGGAACAACCCCTGGAGCTGTTGATAACCGTGCAAAATTCCGGCCCGGGGTTCGAAGGGGCCATCCTGGTCAGGCAGGATGAAGAGCAGCCGGAAAGGCGCCGTCCCAACCTGGCCCAATTCATATTAAATGTCAAGGTGCCGGCGGACGCCCGCGAGCAGTTCCGCATGGTGATACCAGGAGAACTGGCCTCCGTGAATCCGGTGGTTGAGCTCGTTTCCGGCGGCCTGGTCCTGGCCGAATCCCGGGTGGAAGGCGTTGCGGTGGGCGGGGTCCGGGTGGTCCTGGCCTTAAGCGAGGAAATAATGGAGCAGGCCTGGCAGTCGAAAAGCCCCGGAACCGAAATGCAATTGAAATACCTGTCTCCGGGGGAATTGCCGGAAGAAAGCCTGCTCCTTGCTGCCGCGGACGCGATCTTAATCGACCCTTCAAGCGTATCTTCTTTGAACGGGCGGCAGGTCCGGGCGCTTAAAGAATGGGTGCACCTCGGAGGCACGCTGTCGCTGATGGGCGGCGCGGGCGCCGGTGTTGACGGGGTGTTTTCTGATGTCAGCCCGGTCCGTGCCACTGGCAGGAGGACGGTTGACGGAAAACTCGCCGGCCTGCGTTCGGGCGGGCCGCTGGATGTGGCTTCCGGCGAACTGGTGGCCGGGAGAGCTATAGCGCTGGAAAACGGCGTGCCGGTGCTGGCCCGGCGTGAACTGGGGCGGGGGCAGGTGTTATATTGCGGTGCTTCACCCGGTGATTTGGGCGCGGATGCCCGCGGTGTCTGGTCCACTTTGTTCGGCGCTTCCGCTGAACCGGAAAATAAAAGCCTGTCATTCAGACCGATGGGTTACATGGGCCCGCTCCTTCACGCCAGTTCCTACATACCGCAGCTGTCGGGACCACCGGTGCCGGTGCTGGTATTGTTATGGCTGATTTACGTGGCAGCCGTGGGGCCGCTGCTCTACTTCATCCTGCGCCGCGCGGACCGGAGGGACTGGGCCTGGGTGCTGGTGCCTGCGGGGGCGCTGGTTGCCGCCGGCAGTTTCTACCTTCTGTCGCCCGCCAACCGGCTGCAGAATTACCTGGCGCAAACGCTCGCCACGGTTGAGATTTTTTCGCCGGAACTGGCCGAGGTCCGGGCGGGCGCGACCGTTGTGGTTGCCCGGGGTGGCGGCCTTGCCGTCCGGGCTGCGGACAATATGTACTGCGTACCGTCCGGCAACAACGACAGTCCAGATGGCCAGCCTGCCCTGGTCCAGCAGGGTGAAGGGAAGACTGTCGTCAACTTTGGCGGGGTTCAATACGGCTCCTTGCGGCAGGTTTATGCTTACGGGCTGCGGCAGGGAATGGGGAGCATCGAAGGCAGGCTTTACCTTGATGGCAAAAGCGTAAAAGGAGACCTGGTCAATAAAACCGGCCTGGACCTGCGGGACAGCAGGCTGGTCCTGGGCGGCCGGGTGATCCGGATTGGCAATCTCCCCGCCGGGGGTACGGTGCACGTCGAGGAAACACTGGAAAAGATGAATATTCCGGCCGGCCAGGAAATGCTTTTAGCGGAGCTGGGAGGCAGGGGAAACCGGCCGGGAGATCCCTTTTACCGGGAACGGCAGATGTTGTCTGAAAATGTATACGGGGAATCCGGGCGGCCGGCAGGCATCCAGTTTATCGGATGGCACGATGGACCGCCGGGGGTTTTTGAGGTGGCGGGAAAGCCCGGCCAAAGGGAAGACTGCGGCCTGGTCCTGGTTAAACAGGCAATTAAGATGGATATAGCCGCCGG
The window above is part of the Pelotomaculum thermopropionicum SI genome. Proteins encoded here:
- a CDS encoding hypothetical membrane protein, producing the protein MRKRIVLYSNILLCALALAVVAAAFPSSAAAAVGMKVRPGLGGLYKTEQPLELLITVQNSGPGFEGAILVRQDEEQPERRRPNLAQFILNVKVPADAREQFRMVIPGELASVNPVVELVSGGLVLAESRVEGVAVGGVRVVLALSEEIMEQAWQSKSPGTEMQLKYLSPGELPEESLLLAAADAILIDPSSVSSLNGRQVRALKEWVHLGGTLSLMGGAGAGVDGVFSDVSPVRATGRRTVDGKLAGLRSGGPLDVASGELVAGRAIALENGVPVLARRELGRGQVLYCGASPGDLGADARGVWSTLFGASAEPENKSLSFRPMGYMGPLLHASSYIPQLSGPPVPVLVLLWLIYVAAVGPLLYFILRRADRRDWAWVLVPAGALVAAGSFYLLSPANRLQNYLAQTLATVEIFSPELAEVRAGATVVVARGGGLAVRAADNMYCVPSGNNDSPDGQPALVQQGEGKTVVNFGGVQYGSLRQVYAYGLRQGMGSIEGRLYLDGKSVKGDLVNKTGLDLRDSRLVLGGRVIRIGNLPAGGTVHVEETLEKMNIPAGQEMLLAELGGRGNRPGDPFYRERQMLSENVYGESGRPAGIQFIGWHDGPPGVFEVAGKPGQREDCGLVLVKQAIKMDIAAGRFHLPAGFIMPRRGDLKYTAVTGAESKVIYDGHVSLVYNIDDAGIRSNFKIEALDFQYARGQFTYPVEIYNHQQDKWEQLPDGGRKITADELSRYLDDNKVWLKVAGESPGPYPVWPGLAVEGVVS